From Danio rerio strain Tuebingen ecotype United States chromosome 2, GRCz12tu, whole genome shotgun sequence:
CAGAACAACTTGATAAACTAAAATGACATTGCGCATTTctgctaaaaacaaaaaacaaaaaaacaaggctGGATCTTCTAGTGAAATGTCTATCCTAATGGCAACATACTTTTCAAAGAGGAAAAACAGTTGGCATTTGTCATTCGTATTTATAAGCTTAGTGCTTCTTTAATTCTAAACAAACTTTTCCCCCCATTGTGACTTCCTTAGAGAGCCACAGCTGGTGTGGGAAGGTCATATGGAATTGAATTAAATGAAGGCAAAGAGACTTCTGTAAATCAGCAACAGAAAGAGCAGGAATACCTCTCTGAAGCAGTCACCATGGAGACCAACCAGCTTTCAGAAATGGCTGATCTAACAGACTGTAAAATGGATCCTGGGTGTACAGAGGACCAGACATGTCAATTCACAGAGGACGCGAATGACTGTTTTGTTGCATATTTCTCAGAGTGCCTGGATACCAGACAGAGCAACCCCCACGAAGACTTGGATGGGCAAGAAAATGAAGATCTGCATAAGGAAAACAAAGCCATAAGCAATGAATGTGACAGCTCAGGTGAATCTGATGGGAGCAAAGACTCTCAAGAAGGCCTTATGCTTAAGGTCAACGAACCAGAAGCAAATGACACAGAATCATTGACCTTAGAGTCTCATGAAGACCCCCAGATGAATGACCAACCAGAAGAAGAAATGGAAATAAACAACACTTATGTACCAGAGGAGGAAGAACAGGAAGTACCAGAGGAGAAGGTGGAGCCGCAAGAAGAACCTGAGCTAGAGCAGCAAATGAATGGGCTGGTGATTTCTGAAGTCCCGAATGAATCTTGTCCAGATATGGATCAAGACAACTTAAGTGACTGTCTGGTTGTGGAGATGGCCATCATTTCATCAGATAGTGATGCTGAGGAGCCGTGGAGGTCTGTAGTTCCACCAGCAGTCGACAAGGAAGAGGCTGAAAATAATGAAGATCTCTTGGGCATGGATGAAGCAGAGATAAACCTGGAAGGGCAAGCAACACAAGAAGACGATGAAGTGAGTAACAGCAATGCTGAAGATGAAGCTTTGGCTTTGAGTATTAATGAAACCGAGATTCTAGAACAACCAGATTGTCCAACCGAATGTGAGCTGCAAGATATTTCTCTGGAGTCTACTGTTCATTACTGCAGCTTAACCAAAATTGCGGAAGATGAAGAAGAGCTTGCTAAAACTACCAAGCACAGCCTGCAGCGTTTGTCCTGCTCAACTTCAGAACTCGACAAGAAGTTGCCACAAGACTTCTGCGTGATTCAGGAAATGAAGAGTGAGAATGTCAGCACAGAGCATTTGGATTTCAGGGTGACTCGCAAGCAATGGCAGGAGATGGAAGAGCAAACCAGGGGACTGGTGCACCGGCCAATGGTGAAGCCGGGATCTTGCCAGGGTGGACACAGCTTCATGTACACTCCTGTCCGCAACATTGATCGTCCCAGAAGAGACCCTGACATAGAAAGCCTTAGCCTTGGGGATTACCAATACACTCAGTTCAGCCCCTGTTCAGAGGACTCCGGTCTAGATGACACAAGCTACAGGTCCCCTTATGATGAGCCGGAGACTCCAGTGGAGCGGGAGATCCGTGAAGCTCTTGAACGAGAGGAGAATTTCAGACGGGAGAGAGCAATGGCAAAGATGTCTTCTGGTGACTCTATGCAAAGTAAACCTCGGCCTGCCGTTCTTCAACACAGCAGATCAGAGCCTGGAGAGAGAGGACGGATGTTTGACACACCAGAGGACAGGTGCAGGTCTCAGAGGTCTCCTGGTGCAAGAACTCCAAGTTTGTCAATTACCGCATCCTCTGGAAAAAGTCCCACATACCATGAAATGACTGCCAACAATGTCATTATACTAGAACCGGATTCGTACCCCACCAGCCAACAGAAAAAAGGGAAGGGTGGGCTGCTCTCTCCAAAAACAAGTAGCTTCCAAGAATGGCCATCAGACATGAACAACGTCATCATCCTAGAGACGTCCAATCTCATCATTCGAAGTGCCTCTGAATTCTGCCTGAGCACTGCATGCCAGGAGACTCAAGAGAGCACGTTTCAAAACAATCCCTTCTTCAAACTGCGCTCCCACAGCACCCAGTCTCTGGTGGATCAGGAGATCAAGTTGGTCAAGCAAAGAGAAGAGGAGCTTAGGAGGCAGAGAGCACAGCTATATGTAAAGGAGA
This genomic window contains:
- the si:ch211-153l6.6 gene encoding uncharacterized protein si:ch211-153l6.6 isoform X2 — encoded protein: MNYSRRVAIWLLSLFVHLIQACAYCGRLEMISVWLLFLKLLRATAGVGRSYGIELNEGKETSVNQQQKEQEYLSEAVTMETNQLSEMADLTDCKMDPGCTEDQTCQFTEDANDCFVAYFSECLDTRQSNPHEDLDGQENEDLHKENKAISNECDSSGESDGSKDSQEGLMLKVNEPEANDTESLTLESHEDPQMNDQPEEEMEINNTYVPEEEEQEVPEEKVEPQEEPELEQQMNGLVISEVPNESCPDMDQDNLSDCLVVEMAIISSDSDAEEPWRSVVPPAVDKEEAENNEDLLGMDEAEINLEGQATQEDDEVSNSNAEDEALALSINETEILEQPDCPTECELQDISLESTVHYCSLTKIAEDEEELAKTTKHSLQRLSCSTSELDKKLPQDFCVIQEMKSENVSTEHLDFRVTRKQWQEMEEQTRGLVHRPMVKPGSCQGGHSFMYTPVRNIDRPRRDPDIESLSLGDYQYTQFSPCSEDSGLDDTSYRSPYDEPETPVEREIREALEREENFRRERAMAKMSSGDSMQSKPRPAVLQHSRSEPGERGRMFDTPEDRCRSQRSPGARTPSLSITASSGKSPTYHEMTANNVIILEPDSYPTSQQKKGKGGLLSPKTSSFQEWPSDMNNVIILETSNLIIRSASEFCLSTACQETQESTFQNNPFFKLRSHSTQSLVDQEIKLVKQREEELRRQRAQLYVKERYDTVLVSPSQLQNFTYERSGDVAAKSKSSPSSPSKTRKMDRSAMSCDHKFYR
- the si:ch211-153l6.6 gene encoding uncharacterized protein si:ch211-153l6.6 isoform X1; amino-acid sequence: MNYSRRVAIWLLSLFVHLIQACAYCGRLEMISVWLLFLKLLRATAGVGRSYGIELNEGKETSVNQQQKEQEYLSEAVTMETNQLSEMADLTDCKMDPGCTEDQTCQFTEDANDCFVAYFSECLDTRQSNPHEDLDGQENEDLHKENKAISNECDSSGESDGSKDSQEGLMLKVNEPEANDTESLTLESHEDPQMNDQPEEEMEINNTYVPEEEEQEVPEEKVEPQEEPELEQQMNGLVISEVPNESCPDMDQDNLSDCLVVEMAIISSDSDAEEPWRSVVPPAVDKEEAENNEDLLGMDEAEINLEGQATQEDDEVSNSNAEDEALALSINETEILEQPDCPTECELQDISLESTVHYCSLTKIAEDEEELAKTTKHSLQRLSCSTSELDKKLPQDFCVIQEMKSENVSTEHLDFRVTRKQWQEMEEQTRGLVHRPMVKPGSCQGGHSFMYTPVRNIDRPRRDPDIESLSLGDYQYTQFSPCSEDSGLDDTSYRSPYDEPETPVEREIREALEREENFRRERAMAKMSSGDSMQSKPRPAVLQHSRSEPGERGRMFDTPEDRCRSQRSPGARTPSLSITASSGKSPTYHEMTANNVIILEPDSYPTSQQKKGKGGLLSPKTSSFQEWPSDMNNVIILETSNLIIRSASEFCLSTACQETQESTFQNNPFFKLRSHSTQSLVDQEIKLVKQREEELRRQRAQLYVKERYDTVLVSPSQLQNFTYERSGDVAAKSKSSPSSPSKTRKMDRSAMSCDHKFPEAPYHRVRRKSALAQRWEAGIFANHQEQD
- the si:ch211-153l6.6 gene encoding uncharacterized protein si:ch211-153l6.6 isoform X4, coding for METNQLSEMADLTDCKMDPGCTEDQTCQFTEDANDCFVAYFSECLDTRQSNPHEDLDGQENEDLHKENKAISNECDSSGESDGSKDSQEGLMLKVNEPEANDTESLTLESHEDPQMNDQPEEEMEINNTYVPEEEEQEVPEEKVEPQEEPELEQQMNGLVISEVPNESCPDMDQDNLSDCLVVEMAIISSDSDAEEPWRSVVPPAVDKEEAENNEDLLGMDEAEINLEGQATQEDDEVSNSNAEDEALALSINETEILEQPDCPTECELQDISLESTVHYCSLTKIAEDEEELAKTTKHSLQRLSCSTSELDKKLPQDFCVIQEMKSENVSTEHLDFRVTRKQWQEMEEQTRGLVHRPMVKPGSCQGGHSFMYTPVRNIDRPRRDPDIESLSLGDYQYTQFSPCSEDSGLDDTSYRSPYDEPETPVEREIREALEREENFRRERAMAKMSSGDSMQSKPRPAVLQHSRSEPGERGRMFDTPEDRCRSQRSPGARTPSLSITASSGKSPTYHEMTANNVIILEPDSYPTSQQKKGKGGLLSPKTSSFQEWPSDMNNVIILETSNLIIRSASEFCLSTACQETQESTFQNNPFFKLRSHSTQSLVDQEIKLVKQREEELRRQRAQLYVKERYDTVLVSPSQLQNFTYERSGDVAAKSKSSPSSPSKTRKMDRSAMSCDHKFYR
- the si:ch211-153l6.6 gene encoding uncharacterized protein si:ch211-153l6.6 isoform X3 — its product is METNQLSEMADLTDCKMDPGCTEDQTCQFTEDANDCFVAYFSECLDTRQSNPHEDLDGQENEDLHKENKAISNECDSSGESDGSKDSQEGLMLKVNEPEANDTESLTLESHEDPQMNDQPEEEMEINNTYVPEEEEQEVPEEKVEPQEEPELEQQMNGLVISEVPNESCPDMDQDNLSDCLVVEMAIISSDSDAEEPWRSVVPPAVDKEEAENNEDLLGMDEAEINLEGQATQEDDEVSNSNAEDEALALSINETEILEQPDCPTECELQDISLESTVHYCSLTKIAEDEEELAKTTKHSLQRLSCSTSELDKKLPQDFCVIQEMKSENVSTEHLDFRVTRKQWQEMEEQTRGLVHRPMVKPGSCQGGHSFMYTPVRNIDRPRRDPDIESLSLGDYQYTQFSPCSEDSGLDDTSYRSPYDEPETPVEREIREALEREENFRRERAMAKMSSGDSMQSKPRPAVLQHSRSEPGERGRMFDTPEDRCRSQRSPGARTPSLSITASSGKSPTYHEMTANNVIILEPDSYPTSQQKKGKGGLLSPKTSSFQEWPSDMNNVIILETSNLIIRSASEFCLSTACQETQESTFQNNPFFKLRSHSTQSLVDQEIKLVKQREEELRRQRAQLYVKERYDTVLVSPSQLQNFTYERSGDVAAKSKSSPSSPSKTRKMDRSAMSCDHKFPEAPYHRVRRKSALAQRWEAGIFANHQEQD